A genomic region of Chionomys nivalis chromosome 12, mChiNiv1.1, whole genome shotgun sequence contains the following coding sequences:
- the Fgf17 gene encoding fibroblast growth factor 17 isoform X1 → MGAARLLPNLTLCLQLLILCCQTQGENHPSPNFNQYVRDQGAMTDQLSRRQIREYQLYSRTSGKHVQVTGRRISATAEDGNKFAKLIVETDTFGSRVRIKGAESEKYICMNKRGKLIGKPSGKSKDCVFTEIVLENNYTAFQNARHEGWFMAFTRQGRPRQASRSRQNQREAHFIKRLYQGQLPFPNHADRQKQFEFVGSAPTRRTKRTRRPQPQT, encoded by the exons ATGGGAGCCGCCCGCCTGCTGCCTAACCTTACTCT GTGCTTGCAGCTCTTGATTCTCTGCTGTCAAACGCAG GGGGAGAATCACCCGTCTCCTAATTTTAACCAGTACGTGAGGGACCAGGGCGCCATGACCGACCAGCTGAGCCGGCGGCAAATCCGTGAGTACCAGCTCTACAGCCGGACCAGCGGCAAGCACGTGCAGGTCACCGGGCGTCGCATCTCCGCCACCGCCGAGGACGGCAACAAGTTCG CCAAGCTCATCGTGGAGACGGATACATTTGGCAGCCGGGTCCGCATCAAGGGGGCGGAGAGCGAGAAGTACATCTGTATGAACAAGAGGGGCAAGCTGATTGGGAAG CCGAGTGGGAAGAGCAAAGACTGCGTGTTCACCGAGATCGTGCTGGAGAACAACTACACAGCCTTCCAGAACGCTCGGCACGAGGGCTGGTTCATGGCTTTCACTCGGCAGGGCCGGCCGCGCCAGGCCTCCCGAAGCCGCCAGAACCAGCGCGAGGCCCACTTCATCAAACGCCTCTACCAGGGCCAGCTGCCTTTCCCCAACCACGCGGACAGGCAGAAGCAGTTCGAGTTCGTGGGTTCGGCCCCCACCCGCAGGACCAAGCGTACTCGGAGGCCCCAGCCCCAAACGTAG
- the Fgf17 gene encoding fibroblast growth factor 17 isoform X2, with protein sequence MGAARLLPNLTLCLQLLILCCQTQYVRDQGAMTDQLSRRQIREYQLYSRTSGKHVQVTGRRISATAEDGNKFAKLIVETDTFGSRVRIKGAESEKYICMNKRGKLIGKPSGKSKDCVFTEIVLENNYTAFQNARHEGWFMAFTRQGRPRQASRSRQNQREAHFIKRLYQGQLPFPNHADRQKQFEFVGSAPTRRTKRTRRPQPQT encoded by the exons ATGGGAGCCGCCCGCCTGCTGCCTAACCTTACTCT GTGCTTGCAGCTCTTGATTCTCTGCTGTCAAACGCAG TACGTGAGGGACCAGGGCGCCATGACCGACCAGCTGAGCCGGCGGCAAATCCGTGAGTACCAGCTCTACAGCCGGACCAGCGGCAAGCACGTGCAGGTCACCGGGCGTCGCATCTCCGCCACCGCCGAGGACGGCAACAAGTTCG CCAAGCTCATCGTGGAGACGGATACATTTGGCAGCCGGGTCCGCATCAAGGGGGCGGAGAGCGAGAAGTACATCTGTATGAACAAGAGGGGCAAGCTGATTGGGAAG CCGAGTGGGAAGAGCAAAGACTGCGTGTTCACCGAGATCGTGCTGGAGAACAACTACACAGCCTTCCAGAACGCTCGGCACGAGGGCTGGTTCATGGCTTTCACTCGGCAGGGCCGGCCGCGCCAGGCCTCCCGAAGCCGCCAGAACCAGCGCGAGGCCCACTTCATCAAACGCCTCTACCAGGGCCAGCTGCCTTTCCCCAACCACGCGGACAGGCAGAAGCAGTTCGAGTTCGTGGGTTCGGCCCCCACCCGCAGGACCAAGCGTACTCGGAGGCCCCAGCCCCAAACGTAG